From the genome of Methanomassiliicoccales archaeon, one region includes:
- a CDS encoding acetolactate synthase, whose amino-acid sequence MEVISMVVNDEFGVMQRVMGIFTRKRINVDTIVVGRCEIAGKSRVVLSVKDMVQADIAVADLKRLHDVVHIETLDNTRREAYALASNGAGKARLIGSLEEVDKLLDASKPESFIRAVNAL is encoded by the coding sequence ATGGAAGTCATCTCGATGGTCGTCAACGACGAGTTCGGTGTCATGCAGAGAGTGATGGGCATATTCACGAGGAAGCGCATCAACGTAGATACCATCGTCGTGGGCAGATGCGAGATCGCTGGCAAGTCGAGGGTCGTTCTCAGCGTGAAGGACATGGTGCAGGCGGACATCGCCGTGGCGGACCTCAAGCGCCTACATGACGTCGTCCACATAGAGACGCTGGACAACACCCGGCGCGAGGCCTACGCGCTCGCATCCAATGGAGCGGGAAAGGCCAGGCTCATCGGCAGTCTGGAGGAAGTGGACAAGCTGTTGGACGCCAGCAAACCGGAGTCCTTCATCCGCGCGGTGAATGCTCTCTAG